The DNA sequence GTTGGAGGATATAGATATTCTTCATTCTTTCTGACAAACAGGAAAAGAGAATGTGAATTACAGTATGTTCAGTGTAAGGGGATAGAATCTGCAGCTCAGTCCTCACTACTCGCTATTCATGAGTACTTTTACACAATCTTTTACTCTAACCCAAATcattttttggaaaaaatacttttttactctACTCACACTACATTTTTTTGGAAAGTAACGGCACTTTTACGGTACTTTTCCACCCCTGCTTACTGCATATATGCAAAACAAAcatcttttaataaaatattaaatggatagttcatcaaaaaatggaaattttgtcatttactcaccctcaagttgttctacacctgtatgagtttcttttttcacttgaacacaaaagaagatattttgaagaatgttggtaaccaaacagttgtaacccattgacttccatatatgaaaaaaaaaaaaaaaaaaagtaagtagggaccagaaactgtttggttacctacattcttaaaaatattttattttgtgttcaacagcacaaagaaactcatacaggtttaaaacaacttgagtgtgagaaaattttatttttgggtgaactatccctttaatattagtATATTGTAAAAACACATAAATCCATATGTGTTCCAgtattatatcttttttttccctgtatGAAGGCCAGGCCAGGCCATAATAATTTGCTGAATGTTTGAAGTCTAATTACTTTTAATCTTTGTTGCCCCCTGCTGTCTGTGTTAGTTAAACCCTTGTGTTTTGATCTCAATaatattacagcatttaaatcattaaaattattatgaCTTTTGCTTTAGGTATTCTTTGTTTTCTCAGATGCCTCATCCTGGATCTTCATTTActaaaatttcatatttaaattactAATCATATATAAACTGTTATCCTCACGATATACAGAGAAGTGTTTTTTTATTGAGATTATTagcaatgaaatcaaaatgttcCATGAACACTACTTGCTCTAACAAAGTTATGAATCCATTATCTTATCCGCATTCATGACAACAACTGTGTAAAGCTGTGAAAATGCTTGTCTGATATATTGCTTTATCAAGTGAATATTCTTCATATTTGCCAACTTGACCATACTTTAGTCTAGCTAAATATTGTCAATTGCCCCCAATCCCCTAAGATCTCTCCTCAAACAATAACTAGCCTCTAACTTCTATGGAAATGCCAGAGCCTAAAAACAATACAAGACTAATCTTTAGACAGATTTCACATAAGGCCTGTCCATGCCCCAGCTGTAATAAGCATTGAATTCACTTGGCTTCATGGCCCTAAGGTGTATGCTATATGAGATCATTTTACCAGCTGGCCTGTAATTTCTATTTTGAGATgagatttgcatttttaataagaGGTAAGAGGCCATGAGAGGTTATGAAATAACTGAGTGATTTAGTATAGAAtgagaagtggtccaagcacagATCCCAGTGGAACACCAGAGGATTGTTGGTGAGGAGATTAATTGGATGTTTTCTATGGTACCTGACAGGCTTAGAAATGCAGGCAGAATATGAATTTAAGGGCTCTGCACTTTAGATGCCTGTCTCACCAAGATAGGATACTTTATAGTTtcaaaaaactgtaataaagaattatataataaaatagaaatacagTCAAAACAGTTCAGAGGTTAGTTgtgatatttgaaaaaaaaaagaagacattaaatggTTTATTCCTGAGGGTGTAAATCATTGTGGTACAATCTGCCAGTGCTGGAAAATAGATAGTGATCTTAAtcctaaaataactaaattatgAGATGACAGCGGATGGGATAAGAGTCAAAAAGGTTAGAAAAAGATGCCCTAGAGTTATAGGCTTGATAGAAGTTCTTGGATCTTGCATGTTGGCTCAAGGACAGACAACAAGCTAAGCACAGAGAATTACCAAAACTGCAATGTACAAAATCATTTTACTTCCTTGTCCAGGAACTAGCTGACACCTATATCTAGTTACATGAAACCTGTCATGCTGCATTACTGTTCTGCTTTAGCAAGAATGTATTTTGGTAAAAGGTGTAACCAAGGTATATAAAGAATCATGTTCCTCTGTGTGACCAGACCAGTTTTCATCATGAAGACGCTAGTGTGTGCTTTCATTGTGGTGCTCCTCTGCAGTGCATCAGGTAAGATGAaagcttttctttctttctttctttctttttctttctttctttctttctttctttctttctttctttctttctttctttctttctttctttctttctttctttctatctgtctctctgtctatctgtccgtctgtctgtggTAAAAGAAGTAGCTACATATCTTTTACTtgacttaaattaaaagtgtaatttttgaatggtattcAACCGATTAATTGAAAACAATCCACTGAAATGAATTATTTGTTTacgtacactgtaaaaattattttcatgatttgttatcacaacactttttcttttgtcaaattatcttcaataattaatgtggttcagataacataatattttgagtttctgttgattaaaccaatcaccttaattgtattaactcaaagttttaatttcaatgaactcaaaattttaaggcaaccaggtaacttacttttttaagttaaaccagcaattcttttttacagtgtactggaCTATAATGTATAATGCTTACGTACTGCACTTGGAGCAAGTTTGAAATGtggttcattgaaattaaaaagtttCACAAAATACTCTGATAAAGAGCAGGTAAATTTCACCATTATTATCTATTTGTCTAATATGTAATCTCTCATCAGTGCACTCGCTGACATGCTACACCTGTGTGGATGGGGACTGCAAGACCCCAACTGAATGCCCCACCTCAAGCAATTTCTGCAAAACGGTTTCAACACGTAAgcaaacaatattaaaataaagttatttagtGAATTATCAATAGTCAGTAACAgtgagtgttattttagtaggctatcattgatatactattatattttagctcatattttaatatattttatataattttttatattattatttttttaattttagttaaacttTTTGCAATTatgttgttttgtcatttttcaaaagtatctatatagttttagtttagttttagatatttttagtacttcaacttaaactaaatgaaaatgagaaatgttgcgtTGGCAGCTAACtgaaaataagtttgttttgaatgttttttcctttattattattattattatttttatggttttagttctATAGTTCATTATAATAAACCTGCAACAACTTCATATTTATTACCCCTCCACTGGTGATTAACTTCATTAGATGTCTGTATTGTAGAAATTTAGAAAGGATATTGACCTGTTTTTCTTGATATGTTTTCAACTGCAGCAACTGTGTTCTCCCGGACATGTGAGGAGTTCTGTGTGCCTGGAGTGAACGTCTACTGCTGCACTTCTGATCTGTGTGACTGATCTCTAAATGTCACCAATCTAGTTGATCTACTGTCCTTGAGTCAGGCACTAATGTTCATTGTAATAGCATAGTAGCACTGGGTTACTGTAGGTGTATGCTTTATTTGAAATCCActgtttaagttttttttttttcttttcttttttttttttcaaattctttTTCCATCTGACTCAAACATGGATTGTTTTACATATCACTGCTTAAAGGAATTTCTAATTAGTGTGATTTCTGTCCCAGTATgatttgatttataaattaaataaatctacTCAGTAAAatgctgtgtatgtgtgtgttgaagTCAAGGCAGTATCAGAGAGATCTAGGTCATTCGAGAGAGATGTTATGATGCCATATGTGCATGTCTGGATTGACCGCTGCTTTTAACAGATGAGAAGACTGGAAGCTAAACAGGCACTCCAGGCATTAATATCCCTAACTCTCATGAGATGCAAAACTCCAtataaaatgttgattatagGTGATTTAAAACATAACCTGCTTGATTCCAAACAAGCTTAACTCTATGAGAGTCAATGAGATGCTCTATATAAATCTTTCAgaagttttagttaacaatattAGGAGGTTAttgaactttatttttctttctgtgaGTATTATGACTAACTTTTGCAAAGATAACTGATGTGCTGCTCATtataatattcataataatactaataattaattcatttttaaaaattacattacagtCTTAAATATACATGCTCTACATAATGCCCTCTTGTACACAAATAAGTTGGGCAGCTTCTAATAATCTTAATTCAAACAAGGAAATATGGGTCAGACATAAATTAATCCTCCTGTCTTTATTTTCCATGACCACAGGGTTTGTTATTAAAGAGATTGAggattttcttcttttaaaaataaccaGCTGGAAACATGCACACCTTCTTTTACACAGCGCCTGGGACAGCAATTTATCTTGTCATGTTCTCTAATGGACAGCTAAAGATTAAGAGCCGGAGGCCTCGGTGTGTTGAATTGACAAAGCATTTTTGTCAATTTACAAGTTCTAAGAAATGAGAAAGTGAATGAGCTGTCGTTTCTGAGAACCTGAGCTCTTTTGCTGATTAAGAGCGGGAGAGATATCTGAGATTTGTCAAGAAAGAGGAAGAAACAAGGGGAAACAAGACACATAGCAGTGATATATTGAACTTTAACTGAATTGAGACTGTGGAAAAAGGCTTTGCCGTCTTGGCTACGATTAACGTGAATTCCAGTTTGCAACtggatatataaataaaaatgttgggtggggcttaattttatatattgcaAACTAATTGGACAGTGAGAAGTGGGTGTTACCCACCAAAagccaggaaaaaaaaaaaaaaaaaaaggcaagttTGTTAAAAATTGTGTAACGGATGTATAGAGATGAGATGAGGGTGAATCCAAATGCATACACAGTTTATTAACAGAAGGCAAAGTCACAGATTATCCATTCCAAACCTTGAGCAGgcaaatacaggtgctggtcatataattagaatatcgtgaaaaagttcatttttttattgtaaattattttaaaaaatgaaactttcatatattctagattccctacatgtaaagtaaaacatttcaaaagtttttttttttttaaatttgttgattagagcgtacagctaatgaaagtccaaaatccagtatctcaaaatattagaatatttacatttgagtttcattaaatgaccatccctacagtataaattccgggtatcttttgttctttgaaaccacactaatggggaagactgctgacttggcaatggtccaggagacaatcattgacaccctccacaaagagagtaagtcacagaaggtcattactgaatggggtggctgtttacagagtgtatatcaaagcatattaaatgcaaagttgactggaaggaagaaattgggtaggcaaaggtgcacaagcaacagggatgaccgcaagcttgagaatactgtcaagtaaagccgattcaaacacttgggagagcttcacaatgagtagaatgaagccggagtcagcgcatcaagagtcaccacactcagacatcttcaggaaaaggactaccaagccacttctgaaccagagacaacgtcagaagcatcttacctgggctaaggagaaaaagaactggacagtgaacagtggtcaaaagtcctcttttcagataaaagtaaattttgcatttcatgttgaaatcatggtcccagagtctgaaggaagactggagaggcacagaatccaagctgcttgaagtctagtgtgaagtttctgaagtcaataatgatttgggggggccgtgacgtctgctggtgttggtccattgtgttttatcaagtgcaaagtcaatgcagccatcttccaggagattttggagcactttatgcttccatctgctgacaagctttatggagatgctgatttccttttccagcaggactttagcacctgcccacagtgcaaaaaccacttccaagtggtttgctgaccatgatattactgttctttattggccagccaatatgcctgacctgaatctatgggatattttcaagagaaagatgagaaacagtcgatccaacaatatacagatgatctgaaggctcagtagtgcctcagcagtgccacaggctgatcacttccatgccacacttcactgatgcagtaatttgtgctaggagcaagtcatttgatgtaatatgtcctgccgatcaagtattgagtgcacaaaagaacatactttaaagaacttgaacttttctgttttgcaaatccattttttgattgatcttaggaaatattctaatattttgaaatactggattttggactttcatgagctgtacgctctaatcatcaaaattaaaaaaaaaaacttttgaaatgttttactttacatgtagggaatctagaatatatgaaagtttcatttttaaaaataatttataataaaaaaatgaactttttgatgatattctaattatatgaccagcacctgtagtccTGAAAAGAGTGACACGTGAAAGTAATCCAAaaacaccagaaaaaaaaacaagaccgTCCAAGCACCCTCCAATCAAACACAGGAACACCAACAACAACCCATAAAACCTAACTGAAAAGCAAgagcttaaatacacaatgcaATGAGTAGATAATGAACAACAGCTGTAACTAATGAAGGTGACCATGGTGACTAATATGACAACACAGAGAAATGGAAACCAAACAGGAAAGGAACACAGACACAATGGAAACTCAGAATGCATTTCAACATAAAAGTCTTTTAACAAGCCAAAACAAAAGACCCAGATCGTAACAGATTAATTTGCATTAAGTGAAGTAATGAAAAAAGCAAAGTCGTTTAAGAGGAagatacattttattcaaattataaaGGTTATtgcaacaaatatatatatatatatatatatattaaatttggaTTAATATGCAccaatgaatgataaaaaaaataaaaccaggaacatgaattaagaaattaaatagGCTTCATTTTGATTTCTTGTTGACTTTAAAATGGAATCTGCTACTAGAATTACcttaataaaatatgcatttgtAAGTATGCAGGACTAATCATTACATTTACGAGAGCACATTAATTATTTGAGTGCAATAGTTGTTCTTTCTCTGCCAGACCAGCCATCACCTCAAATTGCCCTTTTCATAGCAACATAAAGGAAATGAACAGATTGCATAATTTGGCAAAcctccaaaaaataaaaacaagcagATTATCACTGAAGCAAATCAAATATCTGATGACCTTCACAATCATCTGTGTGCATAGCCAGAGAGAAACCATGAACACCTTGCTTTCATTTTGACCCACTTTCTGCAACAGCTTACACATTCTTGAACCTGATTCACCTCCTGTCCTGATCTCTGAAATGCTGCGCTGTGCACCATAATCCTCTGGgcctatttttaaaacaattccaGATATAAACGACTTAAGGGTTGTTGACAAGAGATCACATCCACTTTGGC is a window from the Ctenopharyngodon idella isolate HZGC_01 chromosome 15, HZGC01, whole genome shotgun sequence genome containing:
- the ly6d gene encoding lymphocyte antigen 6D; translated protein: MFLCVTRPVFIMKTLVCAFIVVLLCSASVHSLTCYTCVDGDCKTPTECPTSSNFCKTVSTPTVFSRTCEEFCVPGVNVYCCTSDLCD